One genomic segment of Kogia breviceps isolate mKogBre1 chromosome 11, mKogBre1 haplotype 1, whole genome shotgun sequence includes these proteins:
- the IL1F10 gene encoding LOW QUALITY PROTEIN: interleukin-1 family member 10 (The sequence of the model RefSeq protein was modified relative to this genomic sequence to represent the inferred CDS: substituted 1 base at 1 genomic stop codon), with translation MGVRETGTASCFRVKDADRKALYMRDRHFLVGDPAADNCQMICILPNRGLGHTSFPIFLGIQGGSRCLPCVETGEGPSLQLEEVNIEDLYKGGDQPTCFTFFQRRSDPAFRLEAAAXPGWFLCGSAEPQESLWLTKESEPSACTELCFEQSRQRGRKLGSGLAPPNQAHPAQGL, from the exons ATGGGGGTGAGAGAGACAGG CACTGCCTCCTGTTTCAGAGTTAAGGATGCAGATCGCAAGGCTCTGTACATGAGAGACCGCCACTTCCTGGTGGGAGATCCCGCCGCAGACAACTGCC AGATGATCTGCATACTCCCCAACAGAGGCCTGGGCCACACCAGTTTTCCCATCTTCCTGGGGATCCAGGGAGGCAGTCGTTGCCTGCCATGTGTGGAGACAGGGGAGGGGCCTTCCCTGCAGCTGGAG GAAGTGAACATCGAGGATCTGTACAAGGGCGGTGACCAGCCCACCTGCTTCACCTTCTTCCAGAGACGCTCGGACCCCGCCTTCAGGCTGGAGGCTGCTGCCTGACCTGGCTGGTTTCTCTGTGGCTCGGCTGAGCCCCAGGAGTCCCTATGGCTCACCAAGGAGAGTGAGCCCTCAGCCTGCACTGAGCTCTGCTTTGAACAGAGTCGGCAGAGAGGCAGGAAGCTGGGTTCCGGCCTGGCGCCCCCAAaccaagctcatcctgctcaggGCCTGTAG